The following proteins are encoded in a genomic region of Pectinophora gossypiella chromosome 6, ilPecGoss1.1, whole genome shotgun sequence:
- the LOC126367806 gene encoding somatostatin receptor type 2-like — translation MALEEMEMYGAPWNASAFAYDENGTYNGTFENCPNVNLPVVYVVTQVLYALVCVVGLLGNTLVIYVVLRYSKMQTVTNMYIVNLAIADECFLIGIPFLIVTMSLRSWPFGSFMCKAYMISTGINQFTSSIFLCIMSADRYIAVCHPIAAPRLRTPVVSRVVSAAAWTASALVMTPIFMYTTLIPTENGLSCNIVWPEREFNKGQTSFTLYSFALGFAAPLTLIFVFYCLVIRKLKTVGPKNKSKEKKRSHRKVTKLVLTVIAVYVLCWLPYWAFQVALIYSPPTECASRITVTVFLVAACFSYSNSAMNPILYAFLSDNFKKSFLKACTCAAGKDVNAALHVENSVIPRKKGGGAARAALRAGSEARAPAAPRGSRSDASTALTSRSAAASEALPLEARPAALAPLIAPNGVSHSRL, via the coding sequence ATGGCGCTCGAGGAGATGGAGATGTACGGCGCGCCGTGGAATGCGAGCGCGTTCGCGTACGACGAGAACGGCACGTACAACGGCACGTTCGAGAACTGCCCCAACGTGAACCTGCCCGTGGTGTACGTGGTGACGCAGGTGCTGTACGCGCTGGTGTGCGTGGTGGGGCTGCTGGGCAACACGCTCGTCATCTACGTCGTGCTGCGCTACTCCAAGATGCAGACCGTCACCAACATGTACATCGTTAACCTGGCCATCGCCGACGAGTGCTTCCTCATCGGCATCCCCTTCCTCATCGTCACGATGTCGCTGCGCTCGTGGCCCTTCGGTAGCTTCATGTGCAAGGCGTACATGATTTCGACCGGGATCAACCAGTTCACTAGCAGCATCTTCCTGTGCATCATGAGCGCGGACCGCTACATCGCAGTGTGCCACCCCATCGCGGCGCCGCGCCTGCGCACGCCGGTCGTGTCGCGCGTGGTCTCCGCCGCCGCCTGGACCGCCTCCGCGCTGGTCATGACGCCCATCTTCATGTACACCACGCTCATCCCGACCGAGAACGGCCTCTCCTGCAACATCGTGTGGCCCGAGCGCGAGTTCAACAAGGGCCAGACCTCTTTCACTCTCTACTCCTTCGCGCTCGGCTTCGCTGCGCCGCTCACGCTCATCTTCGTCTTCTACTGCCTCGTCATACGCAAGCTGAAGACGGTAGGACCGAAGAACAAGTCTAAAGAAAAGAAGAGGTCGCACAGGAAGGTTACCAAACTGGTGCTGACCGTGATTGCCGTGTACGTGCTGTGCTGGCTGCCGTACTGGGCGTTCCAGGTGGCGCTGATCTACTCGCCGCCGACGGAATGCGCGAGCCGCATCACCGTCACCGTGTTCCTGGTGGCCGCCTGCTTCAGCTACAGCAACTCGGCCATGAACCCCATCCTGTACGCGTTCCTCTCGGACAACTTCAAGAAGAGCTTCCTGAAGGCGTGCACGTGCGCCGCCGGCAAGGACGTGAACGCGGCGCTGCACGTCGAGAACAGCGTGATCCCTCGCAAGAAGGGCGGCGGAGCGGCGCGCGCGGCCCTGCGAGCCGGCAGCGAAGCTCGCGCCCCGGCGGCGCCGCGCGGCTCGCGCTCTGACGCGTCCACGGCGCTCACGTCGCGCTCCGCCGCCGCCAGCGAGGCGCTGCCGCTGGAGGCGCGGCCGGCCGCGCTGGCGCCGCTCATAGCGCCCAACGGCGTGTCGCACTCGCGGCTCTGA